A part of Bubalus bubalis isolate 160015118507 breed Murrah chromosome 6, NDDB_SH_1, whole genome shotgun sequence genomic DNA contains:
- the LOC102414422 gene encoding olfactory receptor 10R2-like, which yields MANSSCVTEFFLLGFSSLGELQLILFVVFLCLYLIILSGNITIISVICLDHSLHTPMYFFLCVLSTSETFYTIVILPKMLINLLSVLRTMSFVSCASQMYFFLGFAVTNCLLLGVMGYDRYAAICQPLHYTILMSWRVCGQLAVTCIVSGFLISLLGTTLVFSLPFCGSNKVNHYFCDISPVIRLAYAETYINELVIFIGGVLVLVVPLIFIFISYGFIASAILKISSAEGKRKAFSTCASHLIVVVVHYGCASFVYLRPSAKYTSGKDRLVTVTYTIITPLLNPVVYSLRNKDVQLAIRKMIEKARLRFYNYVKTL from the coding sequence ATGGCCAATTCCTCCTGTGTTACTGAGTTCTTCCTTCTGGGTTTCTCCAGTCTTGGGGAATTGCAACTTATCCTCTTTGtggtctttctctgcctctatttGATCATCTTGAGTGGAAACATCACCATCATCTCAGTAATCTGCTTGGATCACAGCCTTCACACACCCATGTACTTCTTTCTATGTGTCCTTTCTACCTCTGAAACTTTCTACACAATTGTCATTCTGCCCAAGATGCTTATCAATTTGCTCTCTGTGCTCAGGACAATGTCCTTTGTGAGTTGTGCTTCACAGATGTACTTCTTTCTTGGTTTTGCTGTCACCAATTGCCTGCTTCTGGGAGTGATGGGCTATGATCGCTATGCTGCCATCTGTCAGCCTTTGCATTACACCATTCTCATGAGCTGGAGAGTTTGTGGGCAACTGGCAGTGACTTGTATTGTCAGTGGTTTCCTAATATCTTTATTGGGAACAACCTTGGTCTTTAGCCTCCCTTTCTGTGGCTCCAACAAGGTCAACCATTATTTTTGTGACATTTCACCAGTCATCCGCCTTGCTTATGCTGAAACCTACATTAATGAACTGGTCATCTTCATTGGTGGGGTCTTGGTCCTTGTTGTGCCCTTGATCTTCATCTTCATCTCTTATGGATTTATCGCCTCTGCTATCCTGAAGATCTCATCAGCTGAAGGCAAACGAAAAGCATTCTCCACCTGTGCCTCCCATCTCATTGTGGTCGTTGTCCACTATGGCTGTGCTTCCTTTGTCTACCTGCGACCCTCAGCCAAATATACATCAGGAAAAGACAGGCTGGTGACAGTGACCTATACCATCATCACCCCACTGTTGAACCCTGTGGTATACAGCCTCAGGAACAAAGATGTACAGCTGGCTATTAGGAAAATGATTGAGAAGGCTAGGTTAAGATTTTATAATTATGTTAAGACtttataa